The Synechocystis sp. PCC 7509 genome includes a window with the following:
- a CDS encoding ribonuclease Z, translating into MQITFLGTSSGVPTRSRNVSSVALRLPQRGELWLFDCGEGTQHQVMRSDLKISQLTRIFITHLHGDHIFGLMGLLATCGLAGNTSHVDIYGPPNLNEYLIACRRYSGTHFSYPVQVHTVQPGIVYEDDEFTVICDYLHHRVTTFGYRIIEKDRPGRFDIDKAKALEIPPGRVYGQLKRGEMVTLLDGRIINGKDLCGETEIGRKIAYCTDTVFCDNAVSLAMDADVLIHEATFSHVDADLAFQRLHSTSTMAAQTALAAGVKQLIMTHFSPRYAPGNPIEFKDLLEEARAIFPNTKMAYDFFSYEVPRRREPELVSV; encoded by the coding sequence GTGCAGATTACATTTTTAGGAACAAGTTCCGGCGTACCAACTCGTTCGCGTAATGTTTCGAGTGTGGCTTTGCGTTTACCCCAACGAGGGGAGTTGTGGTTGTTTGATTGTGGTGAAGGAACTCAGCATCAAGTTATGCGTAGTGACTTAAAAATTAGTCAACTAACGCGCATTTTTATTACTCATTTACACGGCGATCACATTTTTGGTTTAATGGGACTTTTGGCTACCTGCGGTTTGGCGGGTAATACTAGCCACGTTGATATCTATGGGCCACCCAATCTTAACGAATATCTCATTGCTTGTCGCCGTTATTCTGGTACTCATTTTTCCTACCCTGTGCAAGTCCATACCGTTCAACCAGGGATAGTTTATGAAGATGATGAATTTACAGTAATTTGCGACTATCTCCATCATCGCGTTACTACTTTTGGCTATCGTATAATCGAAAAAGACCGCCCCGGACGCTTTGATATTGATAAAGCTAAAGCTCTAGAGATTCCCCCAGGGAGAGTTTACGGACAACTTAAGCGCGGGGAAATGGTGACTTTGCTTGATGGCAGAATTATTAACGGTAAAGATTTGTGCGGTGAAACGGAGATCGGACGGAAAATTGCTTACTGTACGGATACGGTTTTTTGCGATAATGCTGTGTCTTTGGCAATGGATGCGGACGTACTCATTCACGAAGCAACTTTTTCTCATGTAGATGCCGATCTTGCTTTTCAGCGATTGCATTCTACGTCAACCATGGCAGCGCAGACGGCTTTAGCTGCGGGAGTAAAGCAATTGATTATGACCCACTTTAGCCCGCGTTATGCTCCTGGTAATCCGATTGAATTTAAGGATTTATTAGAAGAAGCTCGTGCTATTTTCCCCAATACAAAAATGGCTTACGACTTTTTTAGCTATGAAGTACCGCGCCGGAGAGAACCGGAGCTAGTTTCAGTCTAA
- a CDS encoding ferredoxin-thioredoxin reductase variable chain, giving the protein MKVGDKVRITESIIVYHHPEHRSQAFDLKGSEGEVIAIVTEWHGRPVSANLPVYVQFTKKFKAHLREDELEVVS; this is encoded by the coding sequence ATGAAAGTTGGCGATAAAGTTCGGATTACTGAATCAATCATTGTTTACCATCACCCAGAGCATCGCAGTCAAGCTTTTGACCTTAAAGGCTCAGAAGGGGAAGTTATCGCTATTGTAACCGAATGGCATGGTAGACCTGTAAGTGCTAATCTGCCTGTCTACGTCCAGTTTACTAAAAAATTCAAGGCGCATTTACGGGAAGATGAATTAGAAGTAGTATCCTAG
- a CDS encoding NfeD family protein, with protein MFITYTLVWLIAGAVLCLLELFLPTAFVAFMMGISALIVGLVSVLIPQLSLQIILWLGLSTSFVLLSRRFMPKAKQSRKFQDAVFAETLTAIAPGKEGRVIYEGNSWRARCEDRDNAIAPYEKVYVVRREGTLLIVIPENVLDS; from the coding sequence ATGTTCATAACTTATACATTGGTATGGCTGATAGCTGGAGCAGTTTTGTGTTTGCTAGAACTGTTTTTACCGACAGCTTTTGTTGCCTTCATGATGGGAATTAGTGCTTTAATCGTAGGGTTAGTATCGGTGCTGATTCCGCAATTAAGTTTGCAAATTATCCTGTGGTTGGGGCTTTCTACAAGTTTTGTGTTGCTATCGCGGCGGTTTATGCCCAAAGCCAAGCAAAGCCGCAAGTTTCAAGATGCGGTTTTTGCAGAAACTTTGACAGCCATTGCTCCGGGGAAAGAGGGAAGGGTAATATACGAAGGCAATTCTTGGCGCGCGCGGTGTGAAGATAGAGATAATGCGATCGCGCCTTACGAAAAAGTGTATGTAGTTAGACGCGAAGGAACGCTTTTAATTGTCATTCCCGAAAATGTATTAGATTCCTAA
- a CDS encoding SPFH domain-containing protein → MEQFFLLIFLALGGSALAGTVKVINQSNEALVERLGSYNKKLSPGLNFVAPFIDKIVYRETIREKVLDIPPQQCITRDNVSITVDAVVYWRIVDMERSYYKVENLKSAMVNLVLTQIRAEMGQLELDQTFTARSQISELLLQELDISTEPWGVKVTRVELRDLIPSKAVQESMELQMSAERRKRSSILTSEGDRESAVNSARGKAEAQLLDAEARQKSTILQAEAQQKTIVLQAQAERQQQVLKAQATSEALQIISQTLKTEPSAREALQFLLAQQYLEMGMKIGSSDSSKVMFIDPRSIPAALEGMKSIVSDGVKPENRPT, encoded by the coding sequence ATGGAACAGTTTTTTTTATTAATATTTTTAGCCTTGGGTGGCTCGGCTTTGGCGGGTACAGTAAAAGTAATTAATCAAAGTAATGAGGCTTTGGTGGAACGATTGGGTAGTTACAACAAAAAACTTTCCCCAGGACTAAATTTTGTCGCGCCTTTTATCGATAAGATTGTTTATCGAGAAACCATTAGAGAAAAAGTTTTAGATATTCCCCCCCAGCAATGTATTACCCGCGATAACGTCTCAATTACCGTTGATGCGGTGGTTTATTGGCGCATTGTCGATATGGAAAGATCCTATTACAAAGTAGAAAATCTAAAATCGGCGATGGTGAATTTGGTATTAACTCAAATCCGCGCCGAGATGGGACAACTAGAATTAGACCAAACTTTTACCGCCCGAAGTCAAATAAGCGAGCTTTTGCTGCAAGAATTAGATATATCGACTGAACCTTGGGGCGTAAAGGTGACGCGGGTAGAATTGCGCGATTTGATTCCGTCTAAAGCCGTTCAAGAATCGATGGAATTGCAAATGTCCGCCGAAAGACGCAAACGTTCTTCGATTTTGACATCCGAAGGCGATCGCGAATCTGCTGTTAATAGTGCCAGAGGTAAAGCTGAAGCGCAACTATTAGACGCGGAAGCTAGACAAAAATCGACAATTTTGCAAGCGGAGGCTCAACAAAAAACTATTGTTCTCCAAGCTCAAGCGGAGCGCCAACAGCAAGTATTGAAAGCTCAAGCTACTTCTGAAGCTTTGCAGATTATCTCCCAAACCTTGAAAACCGAGCCTAGCGCTCGTGAAGCCTTACAATTTTTACTTGCACAGCAATATCTAGAAATGGGCATGAAAATCGGTAGCAGCGACAGTAGCAAAGTTATGTTTATCGATCCGCGCAGTATTCCCGCAGCTTTAGAGGGAATGAAAAGTATTGTTTCGGACGGAGTCAAGCCAGAAAATCGCCCAACTTAG
- a CDS encoding fasciclin domain-containing protein, protein MPDIVDIAVGAGSFTTLVTAVQLANLVETLKSPGPFTVFAPNDDAFAKLPPGTIHTLIQNIPQLSRILTFHVVPGKLMQADLAKLGSVTSVEGSPIPIDCSDGFEVKNATVLAADIEADNGVIHVIDTVILMG, encoded by the coding sequence ATGCCCGATATTGTCGATATTGCTGTTGGTGCTGGCTCTTTTACAACTCTAGTAACGGCGGTACAACTAGCTAACTTAGTCGAAACTCTCAAAAGTCCTGGCCCGTTTACAGTTTTTGCCCCTAATGACGATGCTTTTGCCAAACTCCCGCCAGGAACAATACATACTTTAATTCAAAATATTCCCCAACTCTCCAGAATTCTAACTTTTCATGTCGTACCCGGTAAATTGATGCAAGCAGACCTCGCAAAACTTGGTTCTGTAACCTCCGTTGAAGGTTCGCCAATTCCTATAGATTGCTCTGATGGCTTTGAAGTCAAAAACGCTACGGTACTCGCCGCCGATATTGAAGCAGATAACGGCGTAATTCACGTTATAGATACAGTAATTTTGATGGGCTAA
- a CDS encoding CO2 hydration protein, translated as MTIATSTKLPPSTHEFAHVIHRLEAGGAMLPDTPENLMQIIGLYKAYAVPMDFYWRDLLYIAERVFLNPLPAFKYFLPQEYLDLHNHYAGEDADLRIWQKGAATAHPELLAFMEKGETIKMPKLLHHLWHDRINMEFAEACMQAMLWHRGMGGKFDPYLDTPEYIAACDRAIKAYFQGNPAMLGMYKLFPQMFIEQVRQLSYYSNLGLFWEVMAPVFFEMSDLYDEGKITSVPEAMNFLVNGIFAVAGRPIYHHVYIRGEVYEIIPKSCGFTWLYEAALPYVEAVFYRTAPFRGTKSYNAQAKQVPAEQKDFHYGILYADVFPVGTAGIPPTLLMQDMLHFLPPYLVEYYKNYCRGEQDMLIQLGVSFQRSMYCVTSAVIQALRTALLYPLDDTNPKHLQANRAFFEGQIDRFKRPEARLRDIQSQDYR; from the coding sequence ATGACGATCGCAACTTCTACTAAACTTCCACCTTCAACTCACGAATTTGCCCATGTCATTCACCGCTTAGAAGCAGGTGGTGCAATGCTTCCAGATACGCCAGAGAATTTAATGCAGATTATTGGCTTATACAAAGCCTATGCTGTACCGATGGATTTTTACTGGCGCGATTTACTTTACATCGCCGAGCGCGTATTTTTAAACCCCTTACCTGCTTTCAAATACTTCTTACCTCAAGAGTATTTAGACTTGCACAATCACTATGCGGGAGAAGATGCTGATTTAAGAATCTGGCAAAAAGGCGCAGCTACTGCCCATCCTGAACTATTGGCATTTATGGAAAAAGGCGAAACCATAAAAATGCCCAAGTTATTGCATCATTTATGGCACGATCGCATTAACATGGAATTTGCCGAAGCTTGTATGCAGGCAATGTTGTGGCATCGCGGGATGGGGGGAAAGTTTGACCCTTATTTAGATACACCAGAATATATTGCAGCGTGCGATCGCGCAATTAAAGCTTATTTCCAAGGCAATCCAGCTATGCTAGGAATGTATAAGCTATTTCCCCAAATGTTTATCGAGCAAGTGCGCCAACTGTCTTATTACAGCAATTTGGGCTTGTTTTGGGAAGTAATGGCTCCAGTTTTCTTTGAAATGAGCGATTTATACGACGAAGGTAAAATTACCAGCGTCCCGGAAGCAATGAATTTTCTTGTAAATGGGATATTTGCGGTTGCTGGTCGTCCAATATATCATCATGTTTATATTCGCGGGGAAGTGTACGAAATTATCCCCAAATCTTGCGGCTTTACATGGCTGTACGAAGCAGCATTACCCTATGTGGAGGCGGTTTTTTATCGGACTGCACCCTTTCGCGGTACAAAGTCTTACAACGCCCAAGCTAAACAAGTACCCGCAGAGCAAAAAGATTTTCACTACGGCATTTTATACGCCGATGTATTCCCTGTGGGGACGGCAGGGATTCCCCCAACGTTGCTAATGCAAGATATGCTGCATTTTTTGCCCCCTTATTTAGTGGAGTATTACAAAAATTACTGTCGCGGCGAACAAGATATGTTGATTCAATTAGGGGTTAGTTTCCAGCGCTCTATGTACTGCGTAACTTCGGCGGTAATTCAAGCATTGCGAACGGCGTTGCTTTATCCTTTAGATGACACAAATCCTAAACATTTGCAGGCAAATCGAGCCTTTTTTGAAGGTCAAATCGATAGATTTAAGCGCCCAGAAGCTCGGTTAAGAGATATTCAAAGTCAGGATTATCGGTGA
- a CDS encoding NADH-quinone oxidoreductase subunit M: MLSTLIWIPILGAAIIGFLPGNFTATRLRTIALAISFAVFLWTLYLATSFSTTTIGYQFQEFLPWIETLGLDYKLGVDGLSFPLIALNALLSWIAIYSSSKTVERPRLYYALILLVNSGIAGAFVAQNLLLFFLFYEFELIPLYLLINIWGGSKRGYAATKFLIYTAFSGILILAGFLGITWLSGSTSFNYDALHTQNLSLQSQLILLTVLLIGFGIKIPLVPLHTWLPDAYVEASPPVAILLGGILAKLGTYGLLRFGLGLFPQTWTIVAPGLAILGTIGVLYGSFSAIAQKDIKRMVAYSSIGHMGYVLLGAAAANALSLVGVVSQMVAHGLILALLFHLVGVVENKVGTRDLDVLNGLMNPLRGLPGVSFLLVYAGMASAGIPGMVGFISEFMVFQGSYPVFPLLTLLAVVGTGLTAVYFVILLNRTCFGKLDNYKSYYPVVSWSERVPALVLAAIVLVLGVQPNWLVRWSETTATMMVATPVKTELQVIKTPATAILGTYTQQIPKP; encoded by the coding sequence ATGCTCAGTACCTTGATTTGGATACCTATATTAGGTGCAGCAATTATCGGATTTTTGCCAGGAAACTTTACTGCAACTAGGCTTAGAACGATTGCGCTGGCTATTTCTTTTGCTGTATTTTTATGGACGCTTTATTTAGCAACTTCTTTTAGTACCACAACTATAGGCTATCAATTTCAGGAGTTTTTACCTTGGATTGAAACTTTAGGATTGGACTACAAGTTAGGTGTTGATGGCTTATCTTTTCCGCTTATCGCTCTCAACGCCTTGCTAAGTTGGATTGCTATTTACAGTAGCAGTAAAACTGTAGAACGTCCGCGCCTGTATTATGCTTTGATTTTGCTTGTCAATTCGGGAATAGCTGGGGCTTTTGTCGCTCAAAACTTGCTGTTATTTTTCTTATTCTACGAATTTGAACTTATCCCTTTATATTTACTAATTAACATCTGGGGTGGTTCTAAGCGCGGTTACGCTGCAACTAAGTTTCTTATCTACACAGCATTTTCCGGCATTTTAATTCTGGCAGGCTTTTTAGGTATTACTTGGTTAAGTGGTTCAACTTCGTTTAATTACGACGCGCTGCATACTCAAAACTTATCTTTGCAGAGTCAGCTAATTTTACTGACAGTGCTGTTAATTGGTTTTGGCATCAAGATTCCTTTAGTTCCTCTACATACATGGCTACCTGATGCCTATGTTGAAGCTTCGCCGCCTGTGGCTATTTTATTAGGAGGAATACTAGCAAAATTAGGCACTTATGGCTTATTACGGTTTGGTTTGGGTTTATTTCCTCAAACTTGGACAATTGTTGCACCGGGATTAGCGATTTTAGGGACTATAGGTGTGTTGTATGGGTCGTTTAGTGCGATCGCGCAAAAAGACATAAAGCGGATGGTTGCGTACAGTTCCATCGGTCATATGGGCTACGTTCTATTAGGCGCTGCTGCCGCTAATGCTCTAAGTTTAGTGGGGGTAGTTTCTCAAATGGTTGCTCACGGCTTAATTTTGGCGCTATTGTTTCATTTAGTCGGAGTTGTCGAAAACAAAGTCGGGACAAGGGATTTAGATGTTCTTAATGGCTTAATGAATCCTCTGCGCGGTTTACCTGGAGTCAGCTTCTTATTAGTTTATGCAGGGATGGCTAGTGCGGGTATCCCTGGAATGGTAGGTTTTATCTCGGAATTTATGGTATTTCAGGGTAGCTACCCAGTTTTCCCTTTACTAACGCTACTTGCTGTAGTAGGTACGGGTTTAACAGCCGTGTACTTTGTAATTTTGCTCAACCGCACCTGTTTCGGCAAACTAGACAACTACAAATCTTACTACCCAGTAGTATCCTGGTCTGAGCGCGTCCCAGCTTTGGTATTAGCTGCGATCGTTTTGGTGCTAGGAGTACAACCTAATTGGCTAGTACGTTGGAGCGAAACGACTGCAACTATGATGGTTGCAACTCCTGTAAAAACTGAATTGCAAGTTATAAAAACTCCCGCAACTGCAATCCTTGGAACTTACACACAACAAATCCCCAAACCCTAA